In Dolichospermum flos-aquae CCAP 1403/13F, the following proteins share a genomic window:
- the mgtE gene encoding magnesium transporter gives MLTQEIRNSLDIADLNQLKCDLNCLQPVDVGEYITQLPEKQRAIAFRLLNKDQAIDVFEYLPTEVQEDLINSLHDAQVVDLVEEMSPDERAYLFDELPAGVVKRLLQQLSPEQRQATATILGYPEGTAGRVMTTEYVRLRRGLTVGEALSKIRLQDQDKETIYYAYVTDDNRKLVSVVSLRQLLFTFPDVLIKDIASAHVVKVRTETSQEEVARIMQRYDLIAMPVVDREDRLVGIITIDDVVDILEEEATEDIQKLAGVSGDEEALSPAQVTIRKRLPWLLGIMGLYIGAASAIAPFQEVIAAVPVLAVIMPIFSNTGGTVGIQALTVTIRGLGVGEVTPADTGKILRKELLAGLGTAVALGLTMVALSLIWAKPQERWVALIAGVVMATNTMVAVTLGTLLPMGLKHLKLDPALMSGPLVTTMLDTIGFLTFLSIISVALKVFHLQS, from the coding sequence ATGCTTACACAGGAAATTCGTAATTCCTTGGATATTGCTGACTTAAATCAGCTTAAATGTGATTTGAATTGTTTACAGCCGGTAGATGTGGGCGAGTATATCACCCAATTGCCCGAAAAACAAAGAGCGATCGCTTTTCGGTTACTCAACAAAGATCAAGCCATAGATGTCTTTGAATATTTACCCACAGAAGTACAGGAAGACCTGATTAACTCCCTCCACGATGCCCAGGTAGTAGACCTTGTTGAAGAAATGAGTCCTGATGAACGGGCATATTTATTTGATGAACTACCAGCAGGAGTAGTCAAACGCTTATTACAACAACTCAGTCCCGAACAAAGACAAGCCACAGCTACGATTCTTGGCTATCCAGAAGGGACTGCTGGGCGGGTAATGACCACTGAATATGTCCGCTTGCGGCGAGGTTTAACTGTTGGTGAAGCCCTCAGTAAAATCCGCTTGCAAGATCAAGATAAGGAAACAATTTACTATGCCTATGTCACTGATGATAATCGCAAATTAGTTAGTGTTGTTTCTTTGCGTCAGCTATTATTTACCTTTCCCGATGTCTTAATTAAAGATATTGCCAGTGCCCATGTTGTCAAAGTCAGAACAGAAACCTCCCAGGAAGAAGTCGCCCGGATTATGCAGCGGTACGACTTAATCGCTATGCCTGTGGTTGATAGAGAAGATAGATTAGTCGGTATTATTACAATTGATGATGTCGTTGATATTTTAGAAGAAGAAGCTACAGAAGATATCCAAAAATTGGCAGGGGTCAGTGGTGATGAAGAAGCCTTATCTCCCGCACAAGTCACGATTCGGAAACGGTTGCCTTGGTTATTGGGGATTATGGGATTGTATATTGGTGCTGCCAGTGCGATCGCTCCTTTTCAAGAAGTTATCGCCGCTGTACCTGTCCTCGCCGTGATTATGCCCATATTTTCTAACACAGGTGGCACTGTAGGTATCCAAGCTCTGACTGTCACCATTCGCGGTTTAGGTGTAGGGGAAGTCACACCCGCAGATACGGGAAAAATTCTCCGCAAAGAACTTTTAGCCGGTTTAGGAACAGCCGTAGCTTTAGGGCTGACAATGGTGGCCCTTTCCCTGATTTGGGCTAAACCCCAAGAAAGATGGGTAGCTTTAATAGCCGGGGTAGTTATGGCCACTAATACAATGGTGGCTGTTACTTTAGGAACTTTGTTACCAATGGGTTTGAAGCATTTAAAACTAGATCCAGCTTTAATGAGTGGTCCATTAGTGACAACAATGCTAGATACCATCGGTTTTTTAACTTTCCTCAGTATAATATCTGTTGCTTTAAAGGTGTTTCATTTACAATCTTGA
- a CDS encoding aspartate carbamoyltransferase catalytic subunit, which translates to MPTTTWNRHHILTLADFTTAEYNAVLQTAASFQEVLSRRTKKVPTLQGQVVANLFFEPSTRTRSSFEIAAKRLSADTLNFAAATSSMTKGETILDTAKTYLAMGTDIMVVRHKDAGVPQAIAQEMDRLGVKVSVLNAGDGQHEHPSQGLLDLFTICSLIDPAQPKIESLQGKKIAIVGDILHSRVARSNIWSLIASGAEVHLSAPPTLLPKYFAEYLGVTENVATPRKLSDRLFTHWQLEPALENADFVMTLRLQKERMTAHLFPSLREYHQLFGITRAKLKLCKPQVKVLHPGPVNRGVEISSDLMDDPEFSLIQSQVTSGVAVRMALLYFIGSGRA; encoded by the coding sequence ATGCCTACTACTACCTGGAATCGTCATCATATTCTCACACTTGCTGACTTCACAACGGCTGAATATAACGCCGTGTTACAAACTGCGGCTTCTTTTCAAGAGGTACTATCCCGACGGACAAAGAAAGTCCCCACTTTACAGGGACAGGTAGTAGCAAATTTATTTTTTGAACCTTCTACCCGCACCCGCAGTAGTTTTGAAATTGCGGCAAAAAGACTTAGTGCGGATACCCTCAACTTTGCCGCAGCTACATCTTCTATGACCAAAGGTGAAACAATTCTTGACACAGCAAAAACCTATTTGGCAATGGGAACTGATATTATGGTAGTCCGCCATAAGGATGCAGGAGTTCCGCAAGCGATCGCGCAAGAAATGGATCGTTTAGGTGTAAAAGTTAGCGTCCTCAATGCCGGTGATGGACAACATGAACATCCATCTCAAGGATTATTAGATTTATTTACAATTTGTAGTTTAATTGACCCTGCACAACCCAAAATTGAATCATTACAAGGTAAAAAAATTGCTATTGTTGGCGATATTTTACACTCTCGTGTAGCCCGTTCTAATATTTGGAGTTTAATCGCTAGTGGTGCAGAAGTACATCTGTCCGCACCTCCCACATTATTACCTAAATACTTTGCTGAATATTTAGGTGTAACAGAAAATGTAGCTACACCACGCAAACTATCAGACCGGTTATTTACCCATTGGCAATTAGAACCAGCTTTGGAAAATGCTGATTTTGTCATGACATTGCGCTTACAAAAAGAACGCATGACCGCCCATTTATTCCCTAGTTTAAGAGAATATCATCAACTATTTGGCATTACTCGTGCTAAGTTAAAACTATGTAAACCTCAAGTTAAAGTATTGCATCCAGGTCCAGTAAATCGGGGTGTGGAAATTAGTTCTGATTTAATGGATGATCCTGAATTCAGCTTAATTCAATCTCAGGTAACTAGCGGTGTAGCAGTGCGGATGGCACTTTTATATTTTATCGGTAGTGGTAGGGCTTAA